A stretch of the Rhodothermales bacterium genome encodes the following:
- a CDS encoding Do family serine endopeptidase — MTVRRTLSVGSLLAAAFVAGILFTTASANWFDAGDRAALTSLATEAPAGSGDTRIADNLSIDDAFVAVAERVNPTVVQIRSERIVERQAVNPFQGLPFEQYFNQPGMNQQPQVFRTNALGSGVFIRDSGILVTNNHVIQDADDLEVMLYDGSFYEAEVLGTDPSTDLAVLQVRGAERTFPSVSLGRIEDVKIGQWVMAFGSPLSEELGNTVTSGIISALRRTSQQLTGLNTFSAFIQTDAAINPGNSGGPLVNLRGELVGINSAIYSRSGGNQGIAFSIPVDVVRNVTSQLIDSGTVERGFLGVNFSNVPETLARLQGVPRGAAQVTAVTPGTPAEAAGLQPGDIIVAVQGVELRDFNELRTTIANMRPGDKVELQISRDGDLRKMSVELANRAEFDLVGALPAERQPDSRRDDANEELLGLQLQSVTPEFRQAIGNADVEGAVIARIDQNSKAFREAELRQRDIIVEVDRKPIASVDDFRRVYGRLDSGESFMVQALRPVNDGSGGVVLQKFFTALTKP, encoded by the coding sequence ATGACTGTACGACGCACGCTGTCTGTCGGCAGCCTGTTGGCCGCAGCCTTTGTGGCCGGAATACTGTTCACGACCGCCTCGGCAAACTGGTTCGATGCCGGTGACCGGGCAGCCCTCACGTCGCTTGCCACCGAGGCCCCTGCCGGTTCGGGCGATACCCGAATTGCCGATAATCTGTCCATTGACGATGCCTTTGTGGCCGTTGCCGAACGGGTCAACCCGACGGTGGTTCAGATCCGCTCCGAACGGATCGTTGAACGCCAGGCCGTGAATCCTTTCCAGGGATTGCCGTTCGAACAGTACTTCAATCAGCCCGGCATGAACCAGCAGCCCCAGGTTTTCCGGACGAATGCGCTGGGATCCGGCGTGTTCATCCGCGACTCGGGCATCCTGGTGACCAACAATCACGTCATCCAGGACGCGGATGACCTGGAAGTCATGCTCTACGATGGATCCTTCTACGAAGCAGAGGTACTGGGAACGGATCCGAGCACCGATTTGGCCGTGTTGCAGGTTCGTGGCGCGGAACGAACGTTCCCCAGCGTATCGCTGGGCCGGATCGAGGACGTCAAGATCGGTCAGTGGGTCATGGCCTTCGGGTCTCCCCTCTCCGAAGAGCTGGGCAATACCGTGACCAGCGGCATCATCAGCGCCCTGCGGCGAACCAGTCAACAGCTGACGGGACTGAATACGTTCTCTGCATTCATCCAGACCGACGCGGCCATCAACCCGGGGAACTCCGGAGGCCCACTCGTCAACTTGCGCGGCGAATTGGTCGGCATTAACTCGGCCATTTACTCCCGCTCCGGGGGCAACCAGGGCATTGCGTTCTCCATTCCGGTGGATGTCGTCCGGAATGTGACCTCGCAACTCATTGACTCTGGCACGGTTGAGCGTGGTTTCCTGGGCGTCAATTTCTCGAATGTGCCCGAGACGCTTGCCCGTCTTCAGGGTGTGCCCCGCGGAGCGGCCCAGGTGACGGCCGTGACCCCCGGTACGCCGGCAGAGGCCGCCGGCCTGCAGCCGGGTGACATCATTGTGGCCGTGCAGGGTGTCGAACTCCGGGACTTCAACGAGCTCCGGACCACCATCGCCAACATGCGCCCCGGTGACAAGGTGGAGTTGCAGATTTCCCGCGATGGGGATCTCCGGAAGATGTCCGTTGAACTTGCGAACCGGGCGGAATTCGACCTTGTGGGAGCGCTCCCCGCGGAACGGCAGCCGGATTCCAGGCGGGACGATGCCAATGAAGAACTCCTGGGGCTGCAATTGCAATCGGTGACGCCCGAATTCAGGCAGGCCATAGGCAATGCCGATGTGGAAGGCGCCGTGATTGCACGCATCGACCAGAACAGCAAGGCGTTCCGTGAGGCGGAACTCCGCCAGCGGGACATCATCGTGGAAGTGGACAGGAAGCCGATCGCATCGGTCGATGATTTCCGCCGGGTGTATGGTCGCCTCGACTCCGGGGAGTCGTTCATGGTCCAGGCCCTTCGACCGGTGAATGACGGAAGTGGCGGCGTGGTCCTGCAGAAGTTTTTCACGGCACTTACGAAGCCGTAG
- the murC gene encoding UDP-N-acetylmuramate--L-alanine ligase, with protein sequence MKRLEDYPDAHLRIFDRPPPPDHPESAYLIGICGTGMGALAGLFQEAGMTVSGADASVYPPMSTRLAAMGIPVHEGFDPDHLTPPPDVVVVGNACTPTHVEAAAARERHLPQLSLPEAVAHYFIRDRRSLVIAGTHGKTTTTSLLAHVLRENRLDPGFLVGGVMNNGGISYAVGSGPHFVIEGDEYDSAYFDKRPKFLHYRPESAIVTSVEFDHADIYASMDAYREAFQEFAAIVPADGVLVLNGDEPEVARLANHARSRIRTYGLVSPSVDVTATDIRTDENGQSFVPIVDGRPLGRMNLGMSGRHNLMNALAVLCVVLEEGLTPEQADVGFRTFSGIQRRQQVVGVEQNIVVVDDFAHHPTAVRATIQAARERWSARRIVAVFEPRSNSSRRKVFEAGYTEAFSDAHAVFLSTPPFRHNDDPSNFMDIDAVLAAIRAEGIDAFKGSDADAILPMLIRYLKPGDVALIMSNGSFGGIHKRLLDALKSA encoded by the coding sequence ATGAAACGCCTCGAAGACTACCCCGACGCCCACCTCCGGATTTTCGATCGTCCGCCGCCTCCGGACCATCCGGAATCTGCGTATCTCATCGGTATCTGTGGTACCGGAATGGGTGCCCTCGCCGGGCTGTTCCAGGAGGCCGGCATGACGGTGTCCGGTGCGGATGCATCGGTCTATCCACCCATGAGCACGCGGCTGGCGGCCATGGGTATCCCGGTACACGAGGGATTCGATCCGGACCACCTCACCCCACCTCCCGACGTGGTGGTCGTGGGTAACGCCTGTACACCCACCCATGTGGAAGCAGCGGCGGCGCGGGAACGACACCTTCCACAGTTATCCCTCCCGGAAGCGGTTGCCCATTACTTCATCCGGGATCGGCGATCCCTGGTGATAGCGGGTACCCACGGAAAAACGACAACCACCAGCCTGCTCGCGCATGTCCTGCGTGAGAACCGGCTGGATCCCGGCTTCCTGGTGGGTGGCGTCATGAACAACGGCGGGATATCCTATGCCGTCGGTTCCGGGCCGCATTTCGTGATCGAAGGTGACGAGTACGACTCGGCATATTTCGACAAACGACCCAAATTCCTCCACTACCGCCCCGAATCGGCCATTGTCACCTCCGTCGAGTTCGATCATGCGGACATCTATGCCTCGATGGATGCCTACCGCGAAGCCTTCCAGGAATTTGCCGCCATTGTCCCTGCGGACGGGGTGCTCGTCCTGAACGGCGACGAACCGGAAGTGGCACGCTTGGCCAACCATGCCCGGTCCCGCATCCGGACCTATGGACTGGTCTCGCCATCCGTGGATGTCACGGCGACGGATATCCGCACCGATGAGAATGGGCAAAGCTTCGTGCCGATCGTGGACGGACGTCCGTTGGGCCGCATGAACCTGGGCATGAGTGGTCGACACAATCTCATGAACGCGCTCGCTGTGCTGTGTGTCGTGCTGGAGGAAGGCTTGACCCCCGAACAGGCGGATGTGGGCTTCAGGACCTTCAGTGGCATCCAGCGGCGTCAGCAGGTGGTCGGTGTGGAACAGAACATCGTGGTGGTGGATGATTTCGCCCACCATCCCACGGCTGTTCGGGCCACCATCCAGGCCGCTCGCGAGCGCTGGTCCGCCCGACGGATTGTGGCCGTATTCGAGCCCCGGTCCAATTCAAGCCGCCGCAAAGTTTTTGAAGCCGGATATACGGAAGCGTTCTCCGATGCCCACGCGGTATTCCTGAGTACCCCACCGTTCCGGCACAACGATGATCCGTCCAATTTCATGGACATCGATGCGGTCCTCGCCGCCATCCGGGCAGAGGGCATAGATGCGTTCAAGGGATCCGATGCCGATGCCATCCTTCCCATGCTCATCCGCTATCTGAAGCCCGGAGACGTCGCACTCATCATGTCGAACGGCAGCTTCGGCGGGATCCACAAACGATTGCTGGACGCCCTGAAGTCGGCCTGA
- a CDS encoding efflux RND transporter permease subunit, with translation MRLTDTAITYRTSILVLTAVLTIGGLFSYVSIPKESSPSIEIPQIVVTTVYPGASPDDVESLITQHIEKEVQNVTGIKDIRSTSTEGVSTIVIEFEPDVSIDDAYSKVRDKVDVARSELPSDVEEPVVSEIDFSQFPIMTVNLAAPYSLTRLKEVAEQLEDDLESIPSVLEVDVLGALEREVKIDVDLNRLQGYNLTFNDLVTAISNENINLPGGSIDVDDVNYLVRVDGVYQDPAGISDIVIKAPGGQPIFVRDVATVDFGFQKRTSYSRLSIRQVQNEDGSLTQYSEERQAMQPVISLNVKKRSGENILETVDAVRTILDGFTFPSGTEVIVTGDQSEDVRDLITDLENNIISGLIFVVVVLLFFLGVRNAVLVGIAIPLSMLLTFSVLQVLGYTLNFVILFSMIIALGMLVDNAIVIVENIYRFREEGHSKFEAARLGTKEVAGAVVASTATTVAVFVPMLFWPGIIGEFMSYMPLTLIIALVCSLFVALIINPVFTGIFIRLDGEAAPERPPLAKRLTLGIVVFLAILLAATNWKTLLVLGVGAPLVYVLHVRIFKKIGDNFVKTRLPALVDIYRNFLTWMLVRDYSAPRALLRNSFSLGSFTLGFVLLLLGGIASGPLGTTAASVFLMPGGLLLIAGLLGVLVHTAESVILGRMGSVRFGLGFAIVSLSVLGLMSLSEKEVALATIVELVMFPVLVVIGGLLGHLFVQRERFILTDNRARLLNGSIGTLVIIVFMFVLAPTGVEFFPNTSPSQIQVTVEGPLGMNLEASNRVAEEARNRVESLLASHKPSGDNVKNMLVNVGVSSDAAFGGGAASPERSRITMNLVDYKDRPEDSFDTLDRIRNELQGIPGTEITIDKNQDGPPTGAPVNIEITGPDFEVIGRITRDVRQRLQEASESGSIPGLVDVKDNLNEGRPEVRVEIDRERAARFSLNTRMIASQVRAAINGVEAGKYRDGENDYDIVVRLREEDRSAIENLQSLTVFEEGVQVPLVAVADIRMSGGLGAITRLDLQRVATVTGEAAPGFNGQAILQQVQTLLAEYEAEMPPEYSMAYTGENEEQQESFGFLSVVLLVGVSLVFMIMVAQFNQVAAPFIIMVAVGFSLIGVMLGLILTRTPFGLMTFIGVISLAGIVVNNNIVLVDYAMQLRKRGMAKQQAIVEAGATRLRPVLLTAMTTVLGLIPLTFGINIDFVGLLVNLDPALQFGSENTQFWGPMGTAIISGLTFATFLTLVIVPVMYSVFDSVAARLSTALKPVGSE, from the coding sequence ATGCGCCTTACCGACACCGCCATCACGTATCGCACGTCCATCCTCGTGCTGACCGCTGTGCTGACCATTGGCGGTCTGTTCAGCTACGTTTCCATTCCCAAGGAGTCGTCTCCTTCCATCGAAATCCCCCAGATCGTCGTCACGACCGTCTACCCGGGAGCGTCGCCGGATGACGTGGAATCCCTTATCACCCAGCACATCGAAAAGGAAGTGCAGAACGTGACGGGGATCAAGGATATCCGATCGACCTCCACCGAAGGGGTTTCCACGATCGTCATCGAATTCGAACCGGACGTATCGATTGACGATGCATACTCGAAGGTCCGGGACAAGGTGGACGTGGCGCGGAGCGAACTGCCGAGCGATGTTGAAGAGCCTGTCGTATCGGAAATCGACTTCTCGCAATTTCCGATCATGACGGTCAACCTGGCCGCTCCCTATTCCCTGACCCGGTTGAAGGAAGTCGCGGAACAGCTCGAAGACGACCTGGAGTCCATTCCGAGCGTGCTTGAAGTGGATGTCCTTGGCGCCCTTGAGCGCGAAGTCAAGATTGATGTGGACCTGAATCGTCTTCAGGGTTACAATCTGACGTTCAACGACCTGGTTACGGCCATTTCGAACGAGAACATCAATCTCCCGGGTGGCTCCATTGATGTTGACGACGTGAACTACCTGGTCCGGGTGGACGGCGTCTACCAGGATCCCGCCGGTATTTCAGACATCGTCATCAAGGCACCGGGTGGCCAGCCCATTTTCGTCCGGGACGTGGCCACGGTGGACTTCGGCTTCCAGAAGCGGACCTCCTATTCCCGTCTGTCCATCCGGCAGGTCCAGAACGAGGACGGATCCCTCACGCAGTATTCCGAAGAGCGGCAAGCCATGCAGCCGGTCATCAGTCTGAACGTCAAGAAGCGGTCCGGGGAGAACATCCTGGAAACGGTCGATGCCGTGCGCACAATCCTGGACGGATTCACGTTCCCGAGCGGGACCGAGGTGATTGTCACCGGTGACCAGTCCGAGGACGTCCGCGACCTGATCACCGACCTGGAGAACAACATCATCAGTGGTCTGATCTTCGTCGTCGTGGTACTCCTGTTCTTCCTGGGCGTCCGGAATGCTGTTCTGGTGGGCATTGCCATCCCCCTTTCCATGCTGCTTACGTTCTCCGTATTGCAGGTGCTGGGCTACACATTGAATTTCGTGATCCTGTTCTCGATGATCATTGCCCTGGGTATGCTGGTGGACAATGCCATCGTCATCGTAGAGAACATCTATCGCTTCCGCGAGGAGGGCCACTCCAAATTCGAGGCGGCGCGGCTGGGCACGAAGGAAGTGGCCGGTGCCGTGGTGGCGTCCACTGCGACCACCGTTGCCGTCTTCGTTCCCATGCTGTTCTGGCCGGGCATCATCGGGGAGTTCATGTCCTATATGCCGTTGACGCTTATTATCGCGCTGGTCTGCTCCCTGTTCGTGGCCCTCATCATCAATCCGGTCTTCACGGGCATCTTCATCCGACTGGATGGCGAAGCGGCACCTGAACGTCCCCCGCTGGCGAAGCGCCTGACACTCGGCATTGTCGTCTTCCTGGCCATTCTGTTGGCCGCCACCAATTGGAAGACGTTGCTCGTGCTTGGCGTCGGTGCGCCGCTGGTCTACGTCCTGCATGTACGGATCTTCAAGAAGATCGGGGACAACTTCGTCAAGACCCGGCTTCCGGCCTTGGTGGATATATACCGCAATTTCCTGACGTGGATGCTGGTACGCGACTATTCCGCACCCCGGGCCCTCCTGCGCAACTCGTTTTCGCTTGGAAGCTTCACCCTCGGATTCGTGCTGTTGCTCCTTGGCGGCATCGCGTCGGGCCCGCTCGGTACCACGGCGGCATCCGTTTTCCTGATGCCGGGAGGGTTGCTGTTGATCGCAGGCTTGTTGGGCGTGCTCGTACATACGGCCGAGAGCGTAATCCTGGGTCGGATGGGTAGTGTCCGGTTCGGTCTCGGCTTTGCAATCGTCTCTCTTTCCGTCCTTGGACTCATGAGTCTCTCGGAAAAGGAAGTGGCCCTGGCCACCATCGTGGAACTGGTCATGTTCCCGGTCCTCGTCGTGATCGGTGGCTTGTTGGGACACTTGTTCGTGCAGCGTGAGCGGTTCATCCTGACGGACAACCGGGCCCGACTGTTGAATGGTTCAATCGGCACACTGGTCATCATCGTCTTCATGTTCGTCCTGGCTCCCACCGGCGTGGAGTTCTTCCCGAACACGTCCCCGTCCCAGATCCAGGTAACCGTTGAAGGTCCGCTTGGAATGAACCTGGAGGCATCGAACCGGGTGGCCGAAGAGGCGCGAAACCGCGTCGAATCGCTTCTGGCCTCCCATAAGCCTTCGGGAGACAACGTCAAGAACATGCTGGTCAATGTGGGCGTGAGTTCGGACGCGGCATTCGGAGGTGGGGCCGCCAGTCCCGAGCGATCCCGGATTACCATGAATCTTGTGGACTACAAGGATCGCCCGGAGGACAGTTTCGATACGCTGGACCGTATCCGCAACGAACTGCAGGGCATTCCGGGCACGGAAATCACCATCGACAAGAATCAGGACGGCCCGCCCACCGGTGCACCCGTGAACATTGAAATCACGGGACCCGATTTCGAGGTCATTGGCCGGATAACCCGGGATGTCCGGCAGCGGCTTCAGGAGGCGAGTGAATCCGGATCCATTCCCGGCCTCGTGGATGTGAAGGACAACCTGAATGAGGGTCGGCCCGAAGTCCGTGTTGAAATCGACCGCGAACGGGCAGCCCGATTCTCGTTGAACACCCGGATGATCGCATCGCAGGTGCGCGCCGCCATCAACGGGGTCGAGGCCGGAAAATACCGGGACGGCGAGAACGATTATGATATCGTGGTCCGTCTCCGGGAAGAAGATCGCAGTGCCATCGAGAACCTGCAGTCCCTGACCGTTTTCGAGGAAGGGGTCCAGGTCCCGCTTGTTGCGGTGGCGGACATCCGGATGAGCGGTGGACTGGGAGCCATCACGCGCCTGGACCTCCAGCGGGTGGCCACGGTCACCGGTGAAGCCGCTCCGGGATTCAACGGTCAGGCCATCCTGCAGCAGGTGCAGACCCTGCTGGCGGAATACGAAGCCGAAATGCCACCGGAATATTCCATGGCGTACACCGGTGAGAACGAAGAGCAGCAGGAGAGCTTCGGATTCCTGTCTGTGGTCCTTCTGGTGGGCGTCTCCCTGGTCTTCATGATCATGGTTGCACAGTTCAACCAGGTGGCCGCTCCGTTCATCATCATGGTTGCCGTGGGCTTCAGCCTCATCGGCGTCATGCTCGGCCTCATCCTGACGCGTACGCCGTTCGGTCTCATGACGTTCATTGGCGTAATCTCACTGGCCGGCATCGTGGTGAACAACAACATTGTTCTGGTCGACTATGCCATGCAACTCCGGAAGCGCGGCATGGCAAAACAGCAGGCCATCGTCGAGGCCGGGGCCACCCGTCTTCGTCCGGTATTGTTGACCGCCATGACCACGGTTCTCGGTCTCATTCCCCTCACATTCGGCATCAACATCGACTTCGTCGGATTGTTGGTGAACCTCGATCCGGCCTTGCAGTTCGGATCGGAAAACACGCAGTTCTGGGGTCCCATGGGTACCGCCATCATCAGTGGGTTGACGTTCGCTACCTTCCTTACGTTGGTCATTGTTCCGGTCATGTATTCCGTATTCGACTCCGTTGCCGCTCGCCTGTCCACTGCACTGAAGCCTGTCGGCAGCGAGTGA
- a CDS encoding efflux RND transporter periplasmic adaptor subunit, with protein sequence MIDTSNLTGRLRVPALLPLVLILVLGLSACGGDPAAMDDASVAATPSTDNGRQVRVETRVLVPSRFEEHIQLTGTVESSDDATISAQTSGTIEFVRELGARVAAGDVLVRLDSRLADAALAQATANVEAAEAAARLAEATFDRQERLFADSILSALEFEDIRARRDQARAALRQAEAALAQAERQVSFTSVTAPFAGRVEAHMVNEGETAAPGLPMVRLVATDRLLVSTGVPERYANDIEIGTPVRMSLRAYGGEDRTARVTFVSRVIDPSTRTFQIEIEVDNARGTLKPAMIVDLYVMRSVLEDQMVIPQASILRDETGYSVYIVENGRAVLRSVEPGPSNEGLTVILSGLAPGDELITTGQTTVTAGDAVAIVPSNS encoded by the coding sequence ATGATTGATACTTCGAACCTGACCGGGCGCCTGCGTGTGCCCGCCCTGCTGCCACTCGTCCTCATCCTGGTCCTCGGACTCAGTGCCTGTGGGGGCGACCCGGCAGCCATGGACGATGCATCCGTGGCCGCAACGCCCTCCACAGACAACGGACGCCAAGTCCGCGTGGAAACCCGCGTCCTTGTGCCCTCCCGGTTCGAGGAACACATCCAACTGACCGGCACCGTGGAGTCCTCGGACGATGCCACGATTTCTGCCCAGACGTCCGGAACCATCGAGTTCGTCCGCGAGCTCGGTGCCCGTGTAGCTGCGGGTGATGTCCTCGTGCGACTCGACAGCCGCCTTGCGGACGCCGCGCTGGCTCAGGCGACTGCCAACGTGGAGGCGGCCGAGGCCGCAGCGCGCCTGGCCGAGGCTACATTCGATCGTCAGGAGCGGCTGTTCGCGGATTCCATCCTTTCGGCCCTCGAATTCGAAGACATCCGCGCGCGCCGGGATCAGGCGCGTGCGGCGCTGCGCCAGGCCGAGGCCGCGTTGGCGCAGGCGGAACGCCAGGTATCGTTCACGTCCGTCACGGCACCCTTTGCGGGACGCGTTGAAGCCCATATGGTCAATGAGGGGGAGACCGCCGCACCCGGTTTGCCCATGGTCCGCCTTGTAGCAACAGACCGCCTGCTGGTGTCCACCGGCGTTCCCGAACGGTATGCCAATGACATCGAAATCGGGACGCCGGTCCGGATGAGCCTCCGCGCGTACGGAGGCGAAGACCGCACGGCACGCGTGACCTTCGTTTCGAGGGTGATCGATCCGTCCACGCGTACCTTCCAGATAGAGATCGAAGTGGACAATGCACGGGGCACACTGAAACCGGCCATGATCGTCGATCTGTACGTCATGCGGTCTGTCCTCGAGGATCAGATGGTCATTCCACAGGCGTCCATCCTGCGCGACGAGACCGGCTACTCCGTCTACATCGTCGAGAACGGCCGGGCTGTTCTGCGTTCGGTGGAGCCGGGTCCATCGAATGAGGGATTGACCGTCATTCTGTCGGGTCTTGCACCGGGAGATGAGTTGATCACCACGGGCCAGACCACCGTAACCGCAGGGGATGCCGTCGCCATCGTTCCCTCCAACTCCTGA
- a CDS encoding TolC family protein produces MTQPSITLPDMSRRALAVGLVLLFSFSALPLRAQDATPLQTSEGAREFTLTVDEAIQIALVGNLALERARLDLETADAQVREGWAELFPSLDVSSSYTRNFRTANPFAGSQAGGFFQTLGFIDWLAFNEQARTDNNPSTDPISVEQYFLRVQAGRQAAGIETSNASNPFGVPNQYAAGLSVTQKLFDGRVLFGAVGASRWLGPFNQAGLDREQQLMVQDVRSAFYGALLAAEQVAVGRESVARARRTLSEISRQVDEGTAPKFQRLSAEVELANLESGLLQSEVARDAATDNLKLLLGIPVMHTVALRGSLEADAASRATLAAIPEAAAVALDRRPDLRQARIGVELERIQLKVAKAEYLPAVDAFFNYNYIGNVPSNRTRIITSPDDPFSFSTEDQGYFSDAYWDDAMSGGFRLTWNIFNGFASRQRVEQRRVAVRQAELDTEFLEQSIQVEVESAIRNVRSAWKRMQAQQQNVERAELNFTYAQARLEEGVATLLEVREASNQLDQTRLNRLQAVHDYLIAEGAYMTALGQSSLSGTTPNAPTNHD; encoded by the coding sequence ATGACACAACCATCCATCACCCTTCCGGACATGTCACGACGTGCCTTGGCTGTCGGGCTGGTCCTGCTCTTTTCGTTCAGTGCCCTCCCCCTTCGCGCCCAGGATGCAACGCCGTTGCAGACATCCGAGGGCGCCCGGGAATTCACCCTCACCGTGGACGAGGCCATCCAGATTGCCCTGGTCGGGAACCTGGCGCTGGAGCGGGCGCGGCTTGACCTGGAAACAGCCGACGCACAGGTGCGGGAAGGCTGGGCTGAGTTGTTTCCCAGCCTGGATGTCTCGTCTTCCTATACCCGCAATTTCCGGACGGCCAACCCGTTCGCCGGATCGCAGGCCGGCGGATTCTTCCAGACGCTCGGATTCATCGACTGGTTGGCCTTCAATGAGCAGGCCCGGACCGACAACAACCCCTCTACGGACCCGATTTCCGTGGAGCAGTACTTCCTGCGCGTCCAGGCCGGACGACAGGCGGCCGGCATAGAGACCAGCAACGCGTCCAATCCGTTCGGCGTCCCCAACCAGTATGCTGCTGGACTGTCCGTGACCCAGAAGTTGTTTGACGGCCGTGTACTGTTCGGGGCGGTAGGTGCATCGCGGTGGCTGGGCCCGTTCAATCAGGCGGGTCTGGACCGGGAACAGCAGCTCATGGTCCAGGACGTGCGCTCGGCCTTCTACGGCGCACTGCTGGCGGCTGAACAGGTGGCTGTCGGTCGGGAATCCGTGGCCCGTGCACGCAGGACACTGAGCGAGATCTCCCGTCAGGTGGATGAAGGTACCGCACCCAAGTTCCAGCGTCTCTCTGCCGAGGTCGAGTTGGCCAACCTGGAATCCGGCCTGCTCCAGAGTGAAGTGGCCCGGGATGCGGCGACCGACAATCTGAAGCTGCTGCTGGGCATCCCGGTCATGCATACGGTGGCGCTCCGGGGCTCGCTGGAGGCGGACGCCGCATCCCGGGCGACGCTCGCAGCCATCCCGGAGGCGGCCGCTGTTGCCCTGGATCGTCGCCCCGACCTGCGTCAGGCCCGCATAGGCGTCGAATTGGAGCGCATCCAACTGAAAGTGGCCAAGGCTGAATATCTGCCGGCCGTCGATGCCTTCTTCAATTACAATTACATCGGCAACGTCCCCAGCAATCGCACACGGATCATTACGTCGCCCGACGATCCGTTCTCCTTCTCCACGGAGGACCAGGGGTACTTTTCCGATGCGTACTGGGACGATGCCATGAGCGGCGGATTCCGGCTGACGTGGAACATCTTCAACGGGTTTGCTTCCCGGCAACGCGTGGAGCAGCGTCGGGTAGCCGTCCGACAGGCTGAACTGGACACCGAGTTCCTGGAGCAGTCCATCCAGGTGGAAGTGGAATCCGCCATCCGCAATGTGCGAAGCGCCTGGAAACGCATGCAGGCCCAACAGCAGAACGTTGAGCGCGCCGAACTGAACTTCACCTATGCCCAGGCCCGATTGGAAGAAGGTGTGGCCACCTTGCTTGAAGTCAGGGAAGCGAGCAACCAACTGGACCAGACCCGGCTGAACCGGCTGCAGGCGGTCCATGATTATCTGATAGCCGAGGGTGCGTACATGACCGCGCTTGGACAGTCGTCCCTCAGTGGTACCACCCCGAATGCCCCAACGAACCATGATTGA
- a CDS encoding TetR/AcrR family transcriptional regulator, whose amino-acid sequence MEILSSPDTVSLPRKERERLARRMAILQAAEEVIAEKGYAKATLDEIALRAEFGKGTLYNYFPDGKTEILFAIFEQLFDRMVAVVDQSFTGSASFRRELETFLDNVFAFFSMRSDLFVILMREVQRAALMEDKETQEFFHAHGSRTVVALAAHVQAAMERGEVDAAQLSAGPHVLAHHIIHTAKGFYMSQKCAFMTDGAPVDLQVLARQVTALLTDGFSSPSHS is encoded by the coding sequence ATGGAAATCCTGTCATCTCCCGACACAGTATCGCTGCCCCGGAAAGAACGGGAGCGCCTTGCCCGACGCATGGCCATCCTTCAGGCTGCGGAAGAGGTCATCGCAGAAAAAGGCTATGCGAAGGCCACGTTGGATGAGATTGCCCTTCGCGCGGAGTTCGGCAAGGGTACGCTCTACAACTACTTTCCCGACGGAAAGACGGAAATCCTGTTCGCGATTTTCGAGCAGCTTTTCGACCGGATGGTTGCGGTGGTGGACCAATCGTTCACGGGCTCAGCTTCGTTCCGGCGTGAGTTGGAGACCTTCCTGGACAACGTGTTCGCGTTTTTCTCCATGCGCTCCGACCTCTTCGTCATCCTCATGCGTGAAGTCCAGCGGGCAGCGCTCATGGAGGACAAGGAAACCCAGGAATTTTTTCACGCACATGGAAGCCGCACCGTGGTGGCCCTGGCCGCGCACGTCCAGGCAGCCATGGAACGGGGTGAGGTGGATGCTGCACAGCTGTCCGCCGGCCCACACGTCCTGGCTCACCACATCATCCATACGGCCAAAGGTTTTTACATGAGCCAGAAATGTGCCTTCATGACCGACGGCGCTCCGGTCGACCTTCAGGTCCTGGCCCGTCAGGTGACTGCACTTTTGACGGACGGATTTTCCAGCCCATCGCATTCATGA